The Cyclopterus lumpus isolate fCycLum1 chromosome 6, fCycLum1.pri, whole genome shotgun sequence genome contains a region encoding:
- the th gene encoding tyrosine 3-monooxygenase: MHLSSSSTSFTKSIRRAASELERADSITSPRFLGRRQSLIEDARKEREAAAAATEAAAPSEQIVFEEDDGKALLNLFFTLRNSKTPALSRTLKVFETFEAKIQHLETRPCRKLKDSMEYFVRCEVHLSDVSTLISSIKKNAEDVKTTKEVKFHWFPKKIADLDKCHHLVTKFDPDLDQDHPGYTDSAYRQRRNMIGDIAFRYKHGHSIARVEYTEEEIGTWREVYSTLKDLYITHACSEYLEALCQLERHCGYSPDNIPQLEDVSCFLKERTGFLLRPVAGLLSARDFLASLAFRVFQCTQYIRHASSPMHSPEPDCVHELLGHVPMLANRTFAQFSQNLGLASLGASEEDIEKLSTLYWFTVEYGLCKQNGEVRAYGAGLLSSYGELVHSLSGEPETRQFEPEAAAVQPYQDHTYQPVYFVSESFSDAKEKFRGYMAGIKRPFSVKFDPFTSSVEVLDNPLKIQEGLEGVKDELKILTDALSVLS; the protein is encoded by the exons ATGCACCTCTCAAGCAGCTCCACATCCTTCACAAAGAGCATCCGCAGAGCAGCATCCGAGTTGGAGAGGGCCGACTCCATTACG TCTCCGAGATTCCTCGGACGACGGCAAAGCTTGATCGAGGACGCGCGCAAGGAGAGGGAAGCCGCCGCTGCAGCGACAGAGGCTGCAGCCCCCAGTGAGCAGATCGTGTTTGAGGAGGACGATGGAAAAGCGCTGCTCAACCTCTTCTTCACTTTGAGAAACTCCAAGACACCTGCACTGTCGCGGACACTCAAGGTTTTTGAG ACATTTGAAGCTAAGATTCAACATTTGGAGACGCGACCATGTCGCAAGCTCAAGGACAGCATGGAGTACTTTGTTCGCTGTGAGGTGCACCTCTCAGATGTTAGTACGCTCATCAGCTCCATCAAGAAGAATGCAGAGGATGTTAAAACCACCAAAGAAGTCAAAT TCCATTGGTTCCCAAAGAAAATAGCAGATTTGGACAAATGTCATCATCTGGTCACAAAATTTGATCCAGACTTGGATCAAGACCATCCT GGCTACACAGACTCTGCTTacagacagaggaggaacaTGATTGGAGACATTGCCTTCAGATACAAACA TGGCCACTCGATTGCCAGAGTGGAATATACAGAGGAGGAGATTGGCACATG GAGGGAAGTCTACTCAACTCTGAAGGACCTGTATATCACCCATGCCTGCAGTGAATACCTCGAGGCCCTCTGTCAGCTGGAAAGGCATTGTGGGTATAGTCCAGACAACATTCCTCAGTTGGAAGACGTGTCATGCTTCCTTAAAG agcgtaCAGGGTTCCTGCTGCGTCCAGTAGCAGGTCTGCTCTCAGCCAGAGATTTCCTGGCCAGTTTGGCATTCCGGGTGTTCCAGTGCACCCAGTACATCCGTCACGCCTCCTCCCCCATGCACTCCCCAGAACC TGACTGTGTGCATGAGCTGCTGGGCCACGTCCCCATGCTGGCCAACCGCACTTTTGCCCAGTTTTCACAG AACCTTGGTCTGGCATCACTTGGGGCTTCGGAGGAAGATATTGAGAAACTATCCACA cTGTACTGGTTCACTGTGGAGTATGGCTTATGCAAACAGAACGGTGAGGTGAGGGCTTACGGAGCTGGACTGCTCTCCTCTTATGGAGAGCTTGTG CACTCACTGTCTGGTGAACCAGAGACGCGGCAGTTCGAACCAGAGGCGGCAGCAGTGCAGCCCTACCAAGACCACACTTACCAGCCTGTCTACTTTGTTTCTGAGAGTTTTTCAGATGCCAAGGAGAAATTCAG GGGGTACATGGCCGGTATCAAGCGTCCCTTCTCTGTGAAGTTTGATCCATTCACCAGCAGCGTGGAGGTGCTGGACAACCCGCTGAAGATCCAAGAAGGCCTGGAGGGTGTGAAGGACGAGCTTAAGATACTGACAGATGCCCTCAGTGTTTTGTCATGA